One window of Tachysurus vachellii isolate PV-2020 chromosome 21, HZAU_Pvac_v1, whole genome shotgun sequence genomic DNA carries:
- the il4r.1 gene encoding interleukin 4 receptor, tandem duplicate 1, translated as MRGITWKSFYAPPIRAGAIILILQLGLVISFNFTESSGDYTSAEPKMDLQCLHDYITEMMCSLTADQLLICPEYSLNVSVFNAFTCDLKQLNSNSCECTVHVDSGFVSGENYKVKVLRNKNLLFTTNFSTTENIKPNKPVIMTVNETENGNFLIAWDTIYRTKEPIFSEDLISELTYYIEGSKGTRKNVTVSAKGRFAYELVGRNLEPNSNYIVMARIQSHLNDRFSDYSDPYRFSTPSSLKDYVKIIIPLICITLIISISVTYYLCNKILIDWWDKIPTPKIATSFVKQVPNLLSFQSDFSTIHLDASKLLHSGDKIWPASSPVDVRGENNSLNSFGKDRDSSGVSYSQTVIQSIEENSPENNTHGKESPSTISRMPTSTRYYKNLKSLSDDSNVVMEYGSSSDFNNKPYMFSLPEKIHNDTNGHYIYDLNQRESMFPSLEKNLDPMIQTDLEYVPCTPCTPCTGSSGSENVTPSSSEIIMVNGYQSLNNILDHASKPQSFISPHNDVYLITEKIICSKNAHNISYESPIIPVENEYRDFHSLLQNSNEQHSLVTGSELKQLYGLDLQTSPGIEIDCSYHRV; from the exons ATGAGAGGAATAACCTGGAAATCATTTTACGCACCG CCTATTAGGGCGGGTGCCATAATCCTCATCCTGCAGCTAGGCCTTGTGATCAGTTTTAACTTTACTGAATCTTCTGGAGACTATACAAGTGCAG agCCTAAGATGGATCTGCAATGCCTCCATGATTACATAACAGAGATGATGTGTAGTTTGACTGCAGACCAACTGCTCATCTGCCCCGAGTACAGTCTCAATGTGTCTGTATTTAACGC ATTTACTTGCGATTTAAAGCAACTTAATTCCAACTCATGCGAATGCACAGTGCATGTGGACTCTGGCTTTGTTTCGGGAGAGAATTACAAAGTAAAGGTgttgagaaacaaaaacttaCTGTTCACTACAAACTTCAGTACTACAGAAAACA TTAAACCTAACAAACCTGTCATAATGACAGTCAATGAAACAGAGAATGGAAACTTTCTCATTGCTTGGGACACGATTTATAGGACTAAAGAGCCTATATTCAGCGAAGACCTGATTTCGGAGCTCACTTACTACATCGAAGGAAGCAAAGGAACGAGAAAAAAT GTGACCGTATCAGCAAAAGGCCGGTTTGCATATGAGCTTGTAGGCAGAAACCTTGAGCCAAATTCCAACTATATTGTGATGGCAAGAATACAATCACACTTAAATGACAGATTCAGCGACTACAGTGATCCATATAGGTTTTCCACAC CCTCATCTCTAAAGGACTATGTCAAGATAATAATTCCCCTCATATGTATAACTCTGATCATCAGCATTTCTGTCACCTACTATTTATGCAACAA AATCCTGATAGATTGGTGGGACAAGATTCCTACTCCGAAAATAGCTACTAGTTTCGTAAAACAG GTCCCCAACTTGCTGTCATTTCAAAGCGACTTCTCAACCATCCATCTCGACGCTTCAAAGCTGCTCCACTCTGGAGACAAGATATG GCCTGCGTCTTCACCGGTAGACGTCCGAGGTGAAAATAACAGCCTCAACAGCTTCGGTAAAGACAGAGATTCGTCAGGAGTGAGTTACAGCCAAACGGTAATTCAGAGTATAGAAGAAAACAGCCCTGAAAATAACACTCATGGGAAAGAATCTCCGTCAACAATCAGTCGAATGCCAACATCAACACGATATTATAAAAACCTGAAATCGCTCAGCGATGACAGTAATGTTGTAATGGAGTATGGGAGCAGCTCTGACTTCAATAACAAGCCCTATATGTTTTCACTCCCTGAGAAGATTCACAACGACACCAATGGACACTATATCTATGACTTGAATCAGCGTGAGAGCATGTTTCCTTCTCTGGAGAAAAACTTGGACCCAATGATCCAGACAGATTTGGAGTATGTCCCGTGTACCCCGTGTACCCCGTGTACCGGAAGCTCAGGGTCTGAAAACGTCACACCATCCAGCAGTGAGATTATCATGGTTAATGGATATCAGAGCCTTAATAACATCCTGGATCATGCATCAAAACCTCAATCGTTTATCAGCCCTCATAACGACGTTTATCTGATCACGGAAAAGATCATCTGCAGCAAGAACGCACACAACATTTCCTATGAAAGCCCCATCATCCCAGTGGAGAACGAATATAGAGATTTTCATAGCTTACTCCAAAATTCAAACGAACAACATAGCCTCGTCACTGGCTCTGAATTAAAACAGCTTTATGGCCTGGATTTGCAAACATCTCCAGGTATTGAAATCGACTGTTCATATCACAGGGTTTGA